One part of the Microbulbifer sp. THAF38 genome encodes these proteins:
- a CDS encoding exo 1,3/1,4-beta-D-glucan glucohydrolase → MKYKKRFSLSLMLCVSALVGCQPQGEEVPAKEDNSQISSGGSLENWPLLEPAFPRSEKLEARISEIMSRMSLEEKVGQMIQAEIRHVTPEDVKKYHLGSVLNGGGAFPNNDKFATPQDWLALSDAFFKASMDTSDGGVAIPLIWGSDAVHGHNNVIGATLFPHNIGLGAARDAELIERIGRATAREVAVTGIDWTFAPTVAVVRDDRWGRTYESYSEDPAVVADYAEAMVKGLQGAKGDAGFLRGENLVATAKHFVGDGGTARGIDRGDNAVPEKELAEVHAAGYLTALPAGVQTVMASFNSWNGEKLHGHKYLLTDVLKERLGFDGFVVGDWNGHSFVPGCTLESCAAAINAGLDMFMVPADWKALYNNTLAQAKSGEIPTERLDDAVRRILRVKLRAGLFERNMPLAGKAGILGNAEHRAIAREAVRKSLVLMKNNDQLLPLAAKQNVLVVGDGADNLSKQSGGWTISWQGTGNTREDFPGATSIFEGIVAAVKGAGGEAILSEDGSFNHASFANGKAPQVAIAIYGEEPYAEWHGDITNLEYQRGNKKDLALLKKLRDQGIPVVSVFLSGRPLWVNSELNASDAFVAAWLPGSEGAGVADVLFRDAKGEIRYDFIGKLPFSWPMYTNQTVLNPYHEHYDPLFALGYGLSASEESLVSNDLPETSENMAVGGLEDAWLLVSRPRAPWVLNIAEDGAEVVPVNGNRAASGEDNNIVVTSIDMSSQEDARLFEWKGLRPGAVQLSAEYMQNLGVYLEEGSALSLNIRIDQELRKPLQAAVTCGEGCIARVPLQSTLKSMPLNDWTRLSVDLQCFAKAGADFSKVFSAFRLESEGAAAIAVANVRLVPDAAVSADIRCDG, encoded by the coding sequence GTGAAATATAAAAAACGATTTTCACTGAGCTTAATGCTCTGTGTCTCGGCACTTGTTGGCTGTCAGCCGCAGGGGGAAGAAGTTCCGGCAAAAGAGGATAACTCCCAGATAAGCAGTGGCGGTAGCCTGGAAAACTGGCCGCTACTCGAGCCCGCGTTTCCACGCAGCGAAAAGCTGGAAGCACGTATTTCCGAGATTATGTCGCGCATGTCTCTGGAAGAGAAGGTGGGGCAAATGATTCAGGCGGAGATCCGCCACGTCACCCCTGAAGATGTTAAGAAATATCACCTGGGCTCTGTGCTAAACGGTGGTGGTGCCTTTCCAAACAACGATAAGTTTGCCACGCCTCAAGATTGGCTGGCGCTTTCCGATGCCTTTTTCAAGGCTTCCATGGACACTTCCGATGGTGGTGTTGCCATTCCTCTGATTTGGGGCTCCGATGCGGTACACGGCCACAATAACGTTATTGGGGCGACCCTTTTTCCCCACAATATTGGCCTCGGGGCGGCGAGGGATGCCGAGCTGATCGAGCGTATTGGTCGCGCGACCGCCCGAGAGGTCGCTGTTACCGGTATCGACTGGACCTTTGCTCCCACTGTGGCGGTAGTGCGGGATGACCGATGGGGGCGCACTTACGAAAGTTACTCTGAAGATCCGGCCGTGGTGGCTGACTATGCGGAAGCCATGGTGAAAGGCTTGCAGGGGGCCAAGGGTGATGCCGGTTTCCTGCGCGGGGAAAACCTGGTGGCCACGGCTAAGCATTTTGTCGGTGACGGTGGAACTGCACGCGGAATCGACCGCGGGGATAACGCTGTGCCTGAAAAGGAACTGGCAGAAGTGCATGCGGCTGGTTACCTGACCGCTTTGCCCGCTGGTGTGCAAACGGTAATGGCTTCTTTTAATAGTTGGAATGGTGAGAAGCTGCACGGCCATAAATACTTGCTCACAGATGTTTTGAAGGAGCGTTTGGGTTTCGATGGATTTGTAGTCGGGGACTGGAATGGCCACAGTTTCGTGCCGGGTTGCACCCTGGAAAGCTGTGCTGCCGCAATTAACGCCGGTTTGGACATGTTTATGGTGCCTGCGGATTGGAAGGCCCTCTACAACAATACCTTGGCACAGGCGAAGAGCGGTGAAATCCCTACTGAGCGTTTGGATGATGCGGTGCGCCGCATACTGCGAGTGAAGCTTCGCGCGGGTCTGTTCGAGCGCAACATGCCTTTGGCGGGCAAGGCTGGTATTCTCGGTAATGCCGAGCACCGCGCGATCGCCAGAGAGGCGGTGCGCAAGTCTTTGGTGCTCATGAAAAACAATGATCAATTGTTGCCGCTGGCCGCGAAGCAGAATGTTCTAGTCGTCGGCGATGGGGCCGACAACCTCTCCAAGCAAAGTGGTGGTTGGACAATATCCTGGCAGGGCACTGGTAATACCCGTGAAGATTTTCCCGGTGCCACTTCTATCTTTGAAGGCATTGTTGCAGCGGTAAAGGGAGCGGGTGGTGAAGCCATACTGAGTGAGGATGGAAGCTTTAACCATGCCAGCTTTGCCAATGGCAAGGCACCCCAGGTGGCTATCGCCATTTATGGTGAGGAGCCCTATGCGGAATGGCATGGGGATATCACCAACCTTGAGTATCAGCGGGGCAACAAGAAAGATCTGGCACTGTTGAAGAAATTGCGCGATCAGGGTATTCCGGTTGTCAGTGTTTTCCTATCTGGTCGCCCGCTCTGGGTGAATAGTGAACTGAATGCATCGGATGCTTTCGTGGCTGCCTGGCTGCCGGGCTCTGAGGGTGCCGGTGTGGCCGATGTGTTATTCCGAGATGCCAAAGGCGAGATTCGCTACGACTTCATTGGGAAATTGCCCTTTAGCTGGCCGATGTACACCAATCAAACGGTTTTGAATCCATACCACGAGCACTACGATCCCCTATTTGCCTTGGGTTACGGCTTGAGTGCGAGTGAGGAGTCACTGGTCAGCAACGATTTGCCGGAGACCAGCGAAAATATGGCTGTGGGTGGACTGGAGGATGCCTGGTTATTGGTCTCCCGTCCGCGCGCTCCCTGGGTATTGAATATTGCCGAGGACGGAGCCGAGGTAGTTCCAGTGAATGGCAACCGTGCAGCCAGTGGTGAGGATAACAATATCGTTGTAACTTCGATTGATATGTCGTCTCAGGAAGATGCGCGTTTATTCGAATGGAAGGGCCTGCGCCCTGGTGCCGTGCAGTTGTCTGCGGAGTATATGCAGAACTTGGGCGTTTATTTGGAGGAGGGTTCAGCTCTGAGTCTGAATATTCGCATTGATCAGGAACTGCGTAAGCCGTTACAAGCTGCAGTGACCTGTGGAGAGGGCTGTATTGCCAGGGTGCCACTGCAGTCCACCCTGAAAAGTATGCCTCTGAATGATTGGACCCGTCTCTCGGTAGACCTGCAATGCTTTGCCAAAGCTGGTGCTGACTTTAGCAAGGTTTTCAGTGCGTTCCGCTTGGAGAGTGAGGGTGCCGCAGCGATAGCCGTAGCCAATGTACGATTGGTGCCCGATGCCGCAGTGTCTGCCGATATTCGCTGTGACGGCTAG
- a CDS encoding sugar MFS transporter, protein MRQMLPESSLHSNEMAVCDSDAQAQEGRSPGYLNLAALTSLFLLWGFITGLNDVLVPHLKNVFELSYTRAVLVQFYFFAAYFLVSVPAGLLLRRVGYQLGLVFGLLVACAGCLVFIPAARLQIYEVFLLGLFVLASGITVLQVSANPYVIALGSAKTAPSRLNLTQAFNSLGTTLAPVAGGAVFFAAISMGADPDTATSVDEFRAREAALVEKPYFWLAVVLLMMVAFFSWIRLPAIPEHRLSHRTSPFHSISPSRSETFSIWRFPRLTLGAIGIFAYVGAEVAIGSFLVSFFSESSVAEMQLFEAAKYVSYYWGGAMVGRFAGALLLRYVSAGKTLAVCSLGSVVLIGVAMLSSGYLAVWSIVAVGVCNSIMFPTIFSLALRGLGQYTSQGSGVLCMAIVGGAVIPLLQGVLADEAGIQLSFLVPLLCYCYIAYYGAFSPTLRGAAME, encoded by the coding sequence ATGCGCCAGATGTTGCCCGAGTCGAGTCTTCACTCGAACGAAATGGCTGTTTGTGATTCAGATGCCCAGGCCCAAGAGGGGCGCTCTCCAGGGTATTTAAATCTTGCAGCGTTGACTTCTCTTTTCCTTCTGTGGGGTTTTATTACCGGGCTGAATGATGTTCTGGTGCCACACCTTAAAAATGTTTTTGAGCTGAGTTATACCCGCGCTGTCCTGGTACAGTTTTACTTTTTTGCGGCCTATTTTCTGGTTTCTGTTCCTGCTGGGTTGCTATTGCGTAGAGTTGGCTACCAGTTGGGGCTGGTCTTTGGATTATTGGTGGCTTGTGCCGGTTGCCTGGTTTTTATTCCTGCGGCACGCCTGCAAATCTATGAAGTGTTTCTATTGGGGCTTTTTGTACTGGCTTCCGGAATTACAGTATTGCAAGTATCGGCAAATCCCTACGTTATCGCTTTGGGCAGTGCCAAAACAGCTCCAAGTCGTTTAAACCTGACCCAGGCATTTAACTCTCTGGGCACTACCTTGGCGCCGGTTGCCGGTGGTGCCGTTTTTTTTGCCGCGATTTCAATGGGCGCAGATCCCGATACGGCCACTAGTGTCGATGAATTTCGCGCTAGGGAGGCAGCCCTGGTGGAAAAGCCCTATTTCTGGTTGGCGGTAGTGCTGTTGATGATGGTGGCTTTTTTCTCCTGGATTCGCCTGCCAGCGATCCCCGAACACCGCCTTTCTCACCGTACAAGCCCGTTTCACAGTATAAGCCCATCCCGCAGTGAGACTTTTTCCATCTGGCGCTTTCCCAGGTTGACGCTGGGGGCAATTGGTATTTTTGCCTATGTAGGCGCCGAGGTAGCTATAGGAAGTTTTCTGGTTAGTTTTTTTAGTGAATCCTCTGTTGCTGAAATGCAGTTATTTGAGGCGGCAAAGTATGTTTCCTACTACTGGGGTGGCGCCATGGTAGGCCGCTTTGCCGGGGCTTTATTACTGCGCTATGTCTCTGCGGGAAAAACACTGGCGGTGTGTTCGCTGGGTTCCGTAGTGCTTATCGGGGTGGCGATGCTCTCCTCTGGTTACCTGGCTGTATGGTCGATTGTCGCTGTGGGGGTTTGCAACTCCATTATGTTTCCAACCATATTCAGCCTGGCGCTGCGAGGTTTGGGTCAGTACACCAGTCAGGGCAGCGGTGTTCTGTGCATGGCCATTGTTGGCGGTGCGGTTATTCCATTGCTTCAGGGAGTGCTCGCCGATGAAGCGGGTATCCAGCTTTCTTTTTTAGTACCGCTGCTGTGCTACTGCTATATCGCTTATTACGGTGCTTTTTCTCCGACTCTGCGTGGCGCTGCGATGGAGTAG
- a CDS encoding sensor histidine kinase: MQYSTRQYWNATAEIPSTRWFWKLQLVSWIGILLVTFLSLTLWHSPTEWPRFEPANTIFQCAVAFVLSVFLRPIFDIAWYSELAVRTVIYLLAVAVISGIWTLVRMEAYIRLSGEHSIWSEFGGWYYASLFVFLFWSALYCGVKYHILLQGEHKKMLEVAAVNEREQLRRLQAEAIANEAQLKMLRYQLNPHFLFNTLNSINALIRFQQADEAREMVVRLSDFLRLSLKESPMQKVELEREVQAVLLYLDIEKTRFADRLAVDLSIDETARHALVPSMLLQPLVENSVKYAIAPNELGGTIRIHAKSSGQRLLLEVQDSGCSEDCAGERNFQASSTGVGLKNVRERLSSLYPQNYRIEQQEKPDCGMSIRIDIPLEKSTHPTNETQGEVQ, encoded by the coding sequence ATGCAGTACTCTACCCGTCAATACTGGAATGCAACTGCGGAAATTCCTTCGACCCGCTGGTTTTGGAAATTACAGCTGGTCAGCTGGATTGGCATTTTGTTGGTGACATTCCTCTCCCTGACTCTCTGGCATTCACCCACTGAGTGGCCGCGCTTCGAGCCGGCAAATACTATTTTCCAATGTGCTGTGGCTTTTGTTCTCTCGGTATTCCTGAGACCCATTTTTGATATCGCCTGGTACTCTGAACTGGCCGTTCGCACAGTTATTTATCTACTCGCCGTTGCGGTGATTTCCGGCATCTGGACCCTGGTGCGCATGGAGGCCTATATCCGCCTGAGCGGGGAACACTCCATCTGGTCTGAATTCGGCGGCTGGTATTATGCCTCCCTCTTTGTCTTTCTCTTCTGGAGTGCACTCTACTGCGGGGTTAAATACCACATACTGCTTCAGGGTGAGCACAAGAAAATGCTTGAGGTAGCTGCAGTCAACGAGCGCGAGCAGCTGCGCAGGCTCCAGGCAGAGGCTATCGCCAATGAGGCCCAGCTTAAAATGCTGCGTTATCAGCTCAACCCACATTTTTTGTTTAATACACTGAATTCCATCAACGCCCTGATTCGCTTTCAACAGGCCGATGAAGCACGCGAAATGGTGGTACGCCTCAGCGATTTTTTACGCCTCTCCCTTAAGGAGAGCCCCATGCAAAAAGTAGAGCTCGAGCGGGAAGTGCAAGCGGTACTGCTCTATCTGGATATTGAGAAAACCCGTTTTGCCGACCGCCTGGCCGTTGACCTCAGTATCGATGAAACGGCCCGGCATGCACTGGTGCCCAGCATGTTGCTGCAGCCACTGGTTGAGAACTCAGTTAAATATGCCATCGCTCCCAATGAACTGGGCGGCACCATTAGAATCCATGCGAAGAGTAGTGGCCAACGCCTGTTGCTGGAAGTACAGGATTCAGGCTGCTCAGAAGATTGCGCCGGCGAGAGAAATTTTCAGGCCAGCTCCACCGGTGTCGGACTTAAGAATGTACGGGAGCGGCTCTCCAGCCTATACCCACAGAATTACCGTATAGAACAACAGGAAAAACCTGATTGCGGCATGTCGATACGAATCGATATACCGCTGGAAAAATCCACGCACCCCACCAATGAAACACAGGGAGAAGTCCAATGA
- a CDS encoding LytTR family DNA-binding domain-containing protein: MNKLTVVLVDDEPLALRLLQSMFEEFPDIEIAACCRNGREALQAVSEYSPDLLVLDVQMPGMNGFDVVSRLQADTIPLVIFATAFDEYALKAFEVHAVDYVLKPLDSARLETALDRARQRLQLAHADKKDIHQEEKNRLLRSIEEMSSTKGQASETRTPVINNRLAIKDRGSITMVNQQDIEWIDAAGDYMCVHVKGETHVMRSTIKDLQKQLCPDNFKRIHRSTLVNLNYIEHIKVLTKGEYFLTLTSGAKVKVSRNYRLPIKEFLEANRGVASEVS, translated from the coding sequence ATGAACAAACTCACTGTCGTGCTGGTGGACGACGAACCCCTAGCCCTGCGCCTGCTGCAAAGCATGTTTGAGGAATTCCCGGATATAGAAATTGCCGCCTGCTGCCGCAATGGGCGTGAGGCATTGCAAGCCGTATCTGAATACAGTCCAGACCTACTGGTTCTGGATGTACAAATGCCAGGCATGAACGGCTTTGATGTGGTCAGTCGTCTACAGGCCGATACCATACCATTGGTAATATTCGCCACTGCTTTCGACGAATATGCCCTCAAAGCTTTTGAGGTTCACGCTGTCGATTATGTTTTAAAACCCTTAGATAGCGCTCGCCTAGAAACCGCCCTTGATCGCGCACGCCAGCGCTTGCAATTGGCACATGCCGATAAAAAGGATATCCACCAGGAAGAAAAAAACCGGCTGCTGCGCTCTATTGAGGAAATGAGTTCAACCAAGGGACAAGCCTCTGAGACTCGCACTCCAGTGATCAACAATCGCCTGGCGATTAAGGATCGCGGCAGTATTACTATGGTCAATCAGCAGGATATCGAGTGGATAGATGCTGCCGGTGACTATATGTGTGTGCATGTAAAAGGGGAAACCCATGTTATGCGCAGCACCATCAAAGACCTGCAAAAACAGCTGTGCCCGGATAATTTCAAGCGTATTCACCGCTCCACCCTAGTGAATCTCAACTATATCGAACACATCAAAGTACTTACCAAAGGGGAGTACTTTCTCACCCTAACTAGCGGCGCCAAAGTTAAAGTCAGCCGTAACTATCGCCTACCGATCAAGGAATTTCTTGAAGCCAATCGAGGCGTAGCTTCGGAAGTTTCCTGA
- a CDS encoding sugar MFS transporter — translation MAILQSNTATDAGQLQAGDHAGQKFALVALTSLFFMWGFITCLNDILIPYLKGIFELNYAQAMLVQFCFFGAYFLVSLPAGSLVSKIGYQKGIVTGLTIAVLGCLLFIPAERMEVYGLFLGALFILASGITILQVSANPYVAALGDERTAPSRLTLTQGFNALGTTVAPQFGALLILPAAGVAAGAVSASVIEVPYLILAATLAVLALVFAFLNLPSIVSNTSQTSSQVGEASAWSYRHLVLGAVAIFVYVGAEVSIGSFLVNFIAEDSIAGLEESEAAFYISLYWGGAMVGRFAGALIMRFISAGKVLAICSLGSCLLLLITVAANGYLAMYAVLAVGLCNSIMFPTIFSLALARLGKAASQGSGILCLAIVGGAIVPLLQGLLADQVGIQLAFVLPIFCYLYILYYGAIGHRPDKRA, via the coding sequence ATGGCGATTTTGCAAAGTAATACGGCAACGGATGCTGGACAGTTGCAAGCTGGCGATCATGCGGGGCAAAAATTTGCTCTTGTAGCTTTGACCTCACTGTTTTTTATGTGGGGTTTTATAACCTGTTTGAACGATATCCTGATTCCCTATCTGAAGGGTATTTTTGAGCTGAACTATGCCCAGGCAATGCTGGTGCAGTTCTGCTTTTTTGGGGCTTATTTTTTAGTTTCCCTGCCGGCGGGTAGCCTGGTGAGTAAAATCGGTTACCAAAAAGGTATCGTCACAGGCCTCACTATTGCGGTGCTGGGTTGCCTGCTATTTATTCCCGCGGAGCGTATGGAGGTCTATGGGTTATTCCTTGGGGCCCTGTTTATTCTCGCTTCCGGTATCACTATCTTACAGGTATCGGCCAACCCCTATGTCGCCGCTTTGGGAGATGAGCGCACGGCACCCAGCCGCCTGACATTGACCCAGGGCTTTAATGCACTAGGTACCACCGTAGCCCCACAATTCGGTGCATTATTAATTCTCCCAGCTGCGGGAGTTGCCGCCGGCGCAGTCAGTGCCTCGGTGATCGAGGTGCCTTACCTGATTCTGGCGGCTACCCTAGCCGTGTTGGCCCTGGTTTTTGCGTTTTTGAATCTGCCATCTATTGTCAGTAATACTTCACAGACATCATCGCAGGTAGGTGAAGCTTCAGCCTGGAGTTATCGCCATCTCGTTTTAGGAGCGGTAGCGATTTTTGTCTATGTCGGCGCGGAAGTTTCAATCGGCAGTTTCCTGGTGAATTTTATTGCCGAAGACTCCATTGCAGGTCTGGAAGAGTCTGAGGCGGCCTTTTATATCTCTCTCTATTGGGGCGGGGCAATGGTTGGGCGCTTTGCCGGTGCCTTGATTATGCGCTTTATTTCCGCGGGGAAAGTACTGGCAATTTGTTCCCTGGGTTCCTGTCTACTTCTGCTTATTACCGTGGCGGCTAATGGCTACCTGGCAATGTATGCTGTTTTGGCGGTGGGGCTGTGTAACTCCATTATGTTCCCAACAATTTTCAGTTTAGCTCTTGCGAGACTTGGCAAGGCGGCTAGCCAGGGTTCTGGTATCTTGTGCTTGGCTATAGTCGGTGGCGCTATAGTGCCGTTATTGCAGGGATTATTGGCGGACCAAGTGGGTATCCAGTTGGCATTTGTGCTGCCTATTTTCTGTTACCTCTACATTCTTTATTACGGTGCCATTGGTCACCGCCCAGACAAACGCGCTTAA
- a CDS encoding acetyl-CoA carboxylase carboxyltransferase subunit alpha, whose translation MNFNFLEFEQPIAELESKIKELQLVGDDNELNIADEVTRLRDKSRTLTESIYSDLSPWQVVQVARHPQRPYSKDYIERLFTDWDELHGDRHFGDDKAIIAGIARLNGKPVAVIGEEKGRTVNEKVARNFGMPKPEGYRKALRIMEMAERFKMPVLTLIDTPGAYPGIDSEERGISEAIAQNLAVMSRLRTPIICTVIGEGSSGGALAIGVGDQLNMLQYSTYFVISPEGCANIIWKTVEKAPLAAEAMGVTSSVLEELGIVDETIPEPLGGAHRDPDAMAVSLKERLGEQLEQLSAIPIDELLEKRYQRLMSYGNIVS comes from the coding sequence TGGAAAGCAAAATTAAAGAGTTGCAGCTGGTCGGGGACGACAATGAGCTGAATATCGCCGATGAAGTGACCCGGCTGCGGGATAAGAGCAGAACTCTGACCGAGTCCATCTACTCAGACCTGAGCCCCTGGCAGGTAGTCCAGGTGGCCAGACATCCGCAGCGGCCTTACTCCAAGGACTATATTGAGCGACTGTTTACCGATTGGGACGAGTTGCACGGCGATCGCCACTTCGGTGATGACAAGGCAATTATTGCCGGTATCGCCCGTTTAAATGGCAAGCCGGTAGCGGTGATCGGCGAAGAGAAGGGCCGTACTGTTAACGAAAAAGTCGCTCGTAACTTCGGTATGCCTAAGCCTGAGGGCTATCGCAAGGCGCTGCGTATTATGGAAATGGCCGAGCGATTCAAAATGCCGGTGCTGACTTTGATCGATACTCCAGGGGCTTATCCGGGTATCGACAGTGAAGAGCGCGGGATCAGTGAGGCCATCGCCCAGAATCTGGCAGTGATGTCCCGTTTGCGCACACCGATTATTTGCACCGTGATCGGTGAGGGCTCCTCCGGTGGCGCCCTGGCGATTGGTGTCGGCGATCAGCTTAATATGCTGCAGTACTCTACCTACTTTGTGATTTCCCCTGAGGGCTGCGCGAATATTATCTGGAAAACCGTAGAGAAGGCCCCGCTGGCGGCTGAGGCTATGGGGGTGACTTCCAGTGTATTGGAAGAGTTGGGTATTGTGGATGAAACCATCCCCGAACCCCTCGGCGGTGCCCACCGCGATCCCGATGCTATGGCCGTGAGCCTGAAAGAGCGCCTCGGTGAGCAACTGGAGCAGCTAAGTGCTATCCCCATCGATGAGCTGCTGGAGAAGCGTTACCAGCGCCTGATGAGCTACGGCAATATCGTTTCTTAA